AATCTCTCACCAATCTCCCGCAATTTCTCGCCGCTGTGACGGTGACAGAGATGAATCGCCACCTTCCGGGCCAAGCTCTTCTCCGCTCCCAGGGTTGTTTCGACCGCTGCCACAATGTCATCCACGGGCCACCGACAGCTCAGCTTTCGCAAGCCTGGAATGTCGCGACTCGGATGTTTTCCAGACAGATGAGTCTCTTCGACTTCCCGGACAAACTCACTACGCCCGAGGATGGTTGAGGCCAGCATTTCGTCCAATGGGCTTGATACCCCATGTTCTAGTCCATCTTCCACAAATGTTCGATAGCGCCTCTCATCACCACCAAAATATCCCAAAATTTCGCCGCGGCACAGCCACCCAGGCGCGGCCTGTTGCCCAATGAAGTTCCGATAACTCGACCAGACATAATCCTCAGGTCGCTGACTTATCCCCGCCCGCACCGGATTGAGATGGATATAGCGCGACAACTCCAGAGCATAGGCGTCCCGATCCACTAATACCGCCTTGTAGCGCCCCTGAAAAAGGTGCCCTGCCCGCTTACGCCTGGCATTGAAGTAGTTGGTGTAAGCACCGTTGATATGTCGCATGATCTGCGAGAGATTCCCGGCTGGCGTCTCCATAAGAAGGTGGTAATGGTTGCTCATCAGACACCAAGCATGGATGGTAGCTCCGTAGCGCTCGGTCGCCGATGCAAGGTAACCAAGAAAGCGCTCGCGATCCGCACCGCTTTTGTAAATGTCCCGTCGCTCGTTCCCTCGTGCTGTGACGTGATAAAAAGCTCCATGATATTCGATTCGTAACGGCCTGCTCATCCCTCCCTCCCGGCGATCATTTTGTCAATGTGTAGACCTGACACTTTCCTTAACAATGGGTTCCTCCTTCTCGGCAGATTCAATTGCTGCAAGTTATGAGGTCTTCATCTGTTTTCACTCGATTTATCCCGCAAATCCGCAATCACCTCTTCAAATTCTTGCAGGTATGCCTCCCGCGTTCGTTCGGCAATCGCCGGCCATTGCTCTTTGGGCAGACTCGTTTCAGCCGGCTCCCGACCCTCTCCGCTCTCTTTCTCCATGCCTGATATCATGGCAGCCATCCCATGCAGATTGATCCACCGGTGGTCGTAGTCGTAGGGGGTAGCCCGATCCCATTCGATGGCCTTTACTACGAGTGAGCGGAAACGGTCCAGGTCTTTGAATTGCTCTTTTATGAGATCTGCCGGCATCTGCATGGAAAGAACCCGAACCGCCTGGCGCGCGCTGACATCGGCACATCGGTTCGCATCAAACCTCGCGCGGACCCGGCCGGCATTCAGCCAGAATATGGCCTCTTCT
This sequence is a window from Desulfuromonadales bacterium. Protein-coding genes within it:
- a CDS encoding transposase; protein product: MSRPLRIEYHGAFYHVTARGNERRDIYKSGADRERFLGYLASATERYGATIHAWCLMSNHYHLLMETPAGNLSQIMRHINGAYTNYFNARRKRAGHLFQGRYKAVLVDRDAYALELSRYIHLNPVRAGISQRPEDYVWSSYRNFIGQQAAPGWLCRGEILGYFGGDERRYRTFVEDGLEHGVSSPLDEMLASTILGRSEFVREVEETHLSGKHPSRDIPGLRKLSCRWPVDDIVAAVETTLGAEKSLARKVAIHLCHRHSGEKLREIGERFGIRESAVSQESRRLLIRMAADEGLRAGVEEVCQKLGVVNV